ACCATGCGCAGTTCTTTCAGTAACTGAAGTGCTAAGTGCTAAGTCCTAAGTGCTGAGTCAACAGCGCACTCACGCACTGACGCACTCACGCACCGCAGTTCAGCACTTGGCACTTAGGACTTAGCACTCAGGACTTTTCCATGCGCCGGGGGTTTCCGCCCCCGGCGCATTGTCTATCCACCCCACCGGCTTTACTGTGTACGCGTGAAACGCTTTCCCTGGCACACCCCCGCGCAATCGCGCGCCGGGTTCACCCTCCTGGAAGTGATCGTCGCGCTCGCCATCCTGGGGACGGGGGTGGTGGCCGCGCTCGGCATCCTCGCGACCGGCACCTCCGTGACCGCGCGCGCCAGCACGCGCCTGCTGGCCACGGAGCTGGCGGAGTCGCGCATGGAGGAGACCCTGCTGCGCCCCGCCGACGCCCGTGGCCGCGACGAGGGGATGTTTCCGCCGCCATACGACGACTTCCGCTGGCGCACGCGCGTGGGGCCGGGGCCGGTGGACGGCACCATGTCGGTGGAGGTGTCGGTGCTGGGGAACGGCGACTCCGTGCACCTCGCCACGCTGCGCCGCCGATGAAGGGGCGCGCGGGGTTCACGCTCATCGAGCTGGTCGTCGCCCTGGCGCTGGCCGGGCTGGCGATGGCGCTGGTGGCCGGAAGCGTGCGCGCCGCGGTGGACACCGGCGAGCGGCAGTCGCGCGCGGTGGGGCAGGAGCATCGCGCACGCGTCACGCGCGAGTTCGTGCGCGAGGCGGTGCGCGGGCTGGCGGTGGAGCGCGCCGGGCGCGGCGATCTGGTGATCCTCACCACGGGCGGCTCGCGCGAGCGACCCATGGACCGCGTCGTCTTCTCCACCCACGGCGGCGCGGTGTTCGGGTGGGAGGGCGACCTCAAGGCCGTGCAGCTCCTGGTGGACGCCGACCCCGCCACCCCCGAGAGCGGCGTGGTGGCGCGCGTCCTCCGCACCGTTTCGGGCGCCGCGGTGGAGGAGACGCTGACCCTCCTTCCCGACGTGACGGGGATGCGGATCAGGATGCTGGACGCCGGCGGCGAGTGGCAGGATGCGTGGCCGGACGCCACCCGCGCCCCCGCCGCCATCGAGTTCCGCTTCACCGGCGGCGATGCGGAGCCCGGCGTCTCGCCGCTGGCCGCGCTCCCCCTGCGCGTGCGGGTGCCGTGAGGGACCGGCGGGGGATCGCGCTGGTAGCGGCGCTCTGGGCGCTCCTCCTCCTTGCCTCGCTCGGGACGGCGGTGGCGCTCACGGCCCGCCGCCACCTGTGGATGGTGGGTACGCAGGACCGCCGCGCCGCCGCCCGCTGGTCCGCCGAAGCCGGGATCGCCGAGGCCGAGACGCGGCTCGATTCCGTGCTCGTGGAGCTGATCACGCGCACCCCCGCCAACATCGGCGCCGCGTCGCTCGGTGCCGAGGAAGACCCGGCGATGCGCGAGCTTCGCGCCCGTGCCCGCGCGGCGCTGGAGACTTTCAACTCGCTGGACTCGGTGGTGGCGCGCGGCGGCGACCGGCGCCTTCCCAACGGCGCGGAGTACGCCCTCCGCGTGCACGACGTGAGCACGCGCCTGAACCTCAACGCCGCCGATGAGCCGGAGCTGCGCAGCTTCTTCAGGCAGTGGATCGTGGACGAGCGGGAGCTTTCCATCTTCGTGGAATCGCTCCTGGACTGGCGCGACGAAGACGACCTGGCGCGCGCCAACGGCGCCGAGCAGGCGTTCTACGCGCGCCGCGACGAGCGGGTGCGCAACGGGCTCCTCCTTTCCGTTCGCGAGCTGCTGCGGGTGCGGGGGATGACGCCGGAGATCCTGGAGCAGGTGGAGCCGTTCCTGGTGGTGCTTCCGTCGCGCCAGCTGCGCGTCAACGTGAACGCCGCGCCGGTGCCGGTCCTGGCCGCCATCCCCGGCTTCTCCCGCGAGATGGGGACGGCGCTGGTCTTCCGCCGCAGGGCGCAGGGCCCCTTCCTCTCCGCCGCCGAGATCACCGCGGACCAGACGCTCCGCTCGCTCTTCGATGCGGGCGCCGGCGGCCGCGCCATCAACGTGATCGCCACGCACCCGGAGGTCCTCGAAGTCTGGAGCGCCGGCCGCGCCTCCGAGGGCGAGTCCACGCACACGATCCGCACCCTCTACGCCGTCGACGGCGCCGCCCTCCGCCGCCTGGAGCGCGAGGAGGCGGACCGGTGAACATCCTGAACAGCAATCTCACACAGAGACACAGAGACACAGAGAGAGAACTTCTTTGTCTTTCCTCTGTGTCTCTGTGTCTCTGTGTGAGCCCTGCCGTTCTGCCTTTTCCCGCGTCTCCGCGTCTCCGCGTGAGGCCCGCTGTTGAGGGGCCGAGATGATCCGCCGCGTGGGAGTCGCGGTGGCGGATGGGGAGCTGCGGACGGCGCTGGTGGAGCGCATCGGGACACGGGTGCGGGTGCGCGGGGTGCACCGCACGCACGTCGCCGGTGCGCGCACGCTGGACGACGCCATCCGCGACGCCGCCGAGGTGCTGGCCCCTGGTCGCCGCGCCGAAGTAGGCGTCGCGCTGTCGCCGCGGGATGCGTGGCTCAAGCTGCTGGCGCTCCCCCCGCTGCCGCCCGCGGACCGCACCCGGCTCGTGGAGATGGAGGCCGAGCGCTACTTCCCCGTGCGCGGCGAGGCGGTACTGGCGGATGCGTCCAGCGAGGGGCCGGTCGCGGCGGCGCGGGCGGACGCGGTGGAGGCGCTCGTGGGGCGCGTGGAGGAGACGCTCGGGCGCGTGGTGGCCGTGGAGCCGCAGGCGCGCGCCGCGGTGCGCGCGTGGGCCGCGCTCCAGCCCGCGCTGGGACGCGGCGTCTTCGCCACCGTCACGCGCACGGGCGAATGGTGGGAGGTGTCCGTGGCGCGCGGGGGGACGCTGCTGGGGCATGCGCGGCTGCTGGGCGCGGAGCCGGAGGCGGTCGCCGATGCCCTCGCCAGCGCCGTGCAGCAGGGCGGAGTGCTGCCGCGCGTGCTGATCGGTGTGGACCCGGCGGAGGAGGAGTGGCTCGCGTCGCGCCTGGCGGCCGCAATCGAGGCGCGGCTCCCCGGCACGGTGGCGGAGGCGTGCGGAGAGCTGGCGCCGGGGGTTCCCGCGGAGTTCGCGGCGGCCATCGGCGCAGCGCTGGCGCCCGCGGGTGGGCTGCTGCCGCCATCGCACCGCGAGCGGCTTAGCGCGTCGGGGCGGCGGCGCACGACGGCGTGGGTGGGGGCGGCGGCGCTCGCCTTCCTCCTCTTCCTCGGCGCCGGCCCCTGGCGCGAGTCGCGCCGCGCGAAGGCGCTGGAGGCCGAAGCCGCCGCGCTCGCCCCCCGCGCCGACGCCGCCGCGGAGCTGCTGGAGCGTGTACGGCGATCCACCTCCACCGTGCGCTTCACCGACTCGCTGGACGCGGCGCGGCCCCGCTGGCTCGACGCGCTCGAAGAGCTGGGGCGGCGCCTTCCGCCCGGCGCGTACCTCACGGAGTTCCAGGCCGACGCGGAGAAGAACTCGGTGGAGATCCGCGGCTACGCGGGGCGCGCCTCGGCCATCGTCCCGCTCCTGGAGCAGTCGCCGCGCTTCTCCGGCGTGGAGTCGGTGGAGCCGGTCACACGCCGCACGGTGGGCTCCGTGGAGCTGGAGAACTTCGCCATCCGCATGCAGGTGGCCCCGTGACGCCGCGCGAGAAGCGGGTCGTCATCGGCGGCGCGGTCGCTGCGGTGCTGATCCTCCTGATC
This region of Longimicrobium sp. genomic DNA includes:
- a CDS encoding prepilin-type N-terminal cleavage/methylation domain-containing protein — encoded protein: MKRFPWHTPAQSRAGFTLLEVIVALAILGTGVVAALGILATGTSVTARASTRLLATELAESRMEETLLRPADARGRDEGMFPPPYDDFRWRTRVGPGPVDGTMSVEVSVLGNGDSVHLATLRRR
- a CDS encoding prepilin-type N-terminal cleavage/methylation domain-containing protein encodes the protein MKGRAGFTLIELVVALALAGLAMALVAGSVRAAVDTGERQSRAVGQEHRARVTREFVREAVRGLAVERAGRGDLVILTTGGSRERPMDRVVFSTHGGAVFGWEGDLKAVQLLVDADPATPESGVVARVLRTVSGAAVEETLTLLPDVTGMRIRMLDAGGEWQDAWPDATRAPAAIEFRFTGGDAEPGVSPLAALPLRVRVP
- a CDS encoding type II secretion system protein GspK, which produces MRDRRGIALVAALWALLLLASLGTAVALTARRHLWMVGTQDRRAAARWSAEAGIAEAETRLDSVLVELITRTPANIGAASLGAEEDPAMRELRARARAALETFNSLDSVVARGGDRRLPNGAEYALRVHDVSTRLNLNAADEPELRSFFRQWIVDERELSIFVESLLDWRDEDDLARANGAEQAFYARRDERVRNGLLLSVRELLRVRGMTPEILEQVEPFLVVLPSRQLRVNVNAAPVPVLAAIPGFSREMGTALVFRRRAQGPFLSAAEITADQTLRSLFDAGAGGRAINVIATHPEVLEVWSAGRASEGESTHTIRTLYAVDGAALRRLEREEADR
- a CDS encoding PilN domain-containing protein; the encoded protein is MIRRVGVAVADGELRTALVERIGTRVRVRGVHRTHVAGARTLDDAIRDAAEVLAPGRRAEVGVALSPRDAWLKLLALPPLPPADRTRLVEMEAERYFPVRGEAVLADASSEGPVAAARADAVEALVGRVEETLGRVVAVEPQARAAVRAWAALQPALGRGVFATVTRTGEWWEVSVARGGTLLGHARLLGAEPEAVADALASAVQQGGVLPRVLIGVDPAEEEWLASRLAAAIEARLPGTVAEACGELAPGVPAEFAAAIGAALAPAGGLLPPSHRERLSASGRRRTTAWVGAAALAFLLFLGAGPWRESRRAKALEAEAAALAPRADAAAELLERVRRSTSTVRFTDSLDAARPRWLDALEELGRRLPPGAYLTEFQADAEKNSVEIRGYAGRASAIVPLLEQSPRFSGVESVEPVTRRTVGSVELENFAIRMQVAP